A segment of the Elusimicrobiota bacterium genome:
GGGGACTTTCACCCGCTGAGGCGCGGGCTCCCGGCGCGGCGCAGATATGGGGTTCGCAGGGCTCGCGACCTTGGCCGCGGCCCTGGCTTTAGCCGCCCCGTCGGGCCTGGACCGCTCCCTCTTTCCCGAGGACGCCGATGCCCGGGGCTTCCGGGCCGCGGCCGCGGTCTTGCCGCGCAAGGGCGCGCCGGTCCGGATCGTCTGCCTGGGAGACTCCCACACCTACGGCTACGGCGTGCGCGCCGAGCAAGCCTATCCCAGGATCCTGGAGAGCCGGCTCAACGCCGCGGCCGGCTCCCGGCGCTTCGAGGCCGTCAACGCGGGCCTCAGCGGCTCCTGCATCCTGGAGAAGCGTCGCCTCTACCAGGAGTCCTGCTCCGGGCTGGCGCACGACTGGGTCATCCTGCAGGTCGGCATGGATCTGCACCGCCTGGCGCTGCACATCCGGGAGGACCGCCGCCAGATGGGCCTGCTCTGGAGAGTCGCCCGGAGGCTGCGCGACGGCTTTCCCGGCAGCCGCGCCGCGCGAGAGCTCTGGGCTTGGGCCCTGCGCTGGGAAAGCGGCCGGCTGGAGAGCCGTCTTCTGCTGCCGGAGCAGGCGCCGCTGCTGGCGGAGTCCCGGCAGGCGTTCATCGCTCAGCTGGACCGGCTCTATGCCGAGGTCCGCCGCAACCACGCCCGCCTCCTGATCCTGGACTACGACTCCGGCCCCTACGATGCTCAGCTGCGGGCCTGCCTGGACGTCAGCCGAGCCAAAGCCGTCCCCCGGCTCCATGTCTCCCACCAGGACTTCGATCCAGGGGAGTTCCTGCCGGACGGCCACCTCGGTCCCGCGGGCTATGAAGAGCTGGTCGGCGCGCTGCTGCGCGCCTTCGCGGGACCTCTGCTGGGACGCGCCTCGCCGCCGCGGGCCGCCTTGGCCGCGCGCTCGGGGCTGGACCGGGGGAACATGCCGGCGGACATGAACCCGCAGGGTTTCCGGGCCAAAGGCGAGGTCCCGGCCCGCAGGCGCGGCCCTCAGCGCGTGTTCTGCGTCGGCGACGCCGCCACCTACGGCGACGGCGTGCGCGCCGACCAGGCCTATCCCAAGCTCCTGGAAGGCCGGCTCAACGCCGCGGTCGGCTCCCGGCGCTTCGAGGTGGTCAACGCGGGCCTGGGCGGGACCTGCATCCTGGAGAAATGGCGGACCTACCGAGAGTCCTGCTCCGGCCTGGACCATGACTGGGTCTTGCTGGAGGTCGGGATGGACCTGCCCCGGATCGCCCTGCAACTGCGCGCCGACCGCCGGCAGGCGGGCCTGTTCTGGCGCCTCTGCCGCAGGCTGCGCGAGGGCTTCCCGGACAACCTCTGGGCGCGGCGCCTCTGGGAATACGCCCTGCGCAGGGAGAACGGCTGGGTCGAGAGGCGCCTTCTGCTCGCGGGCCAGGCGCCTCTGCTCGCGGAGTCTCAGCGGATCTTTACCTCAACGCTGGACCGGTTCAGCGACGAGGCCCGCCGCAACCACGCCCGCCTCCTGATCCTGGACTACAATTCCGGGCCTTACGAAGCGGCCACGCGCGCCTGCATCTCCGCCAGCCGGGCCAAGGCCGTGCCGCTCGTGCTGGTCGCTCCGGAGCGCTTCGAGGCGCGGGCTTTCCTGCCGGATTCGCAGCTCAGCCCCAAGGGCCATGATGACCTGGCAGGCAAGGTCATGGAGGCTTTCGCGGAGCTCTTTTTGGGGTGGACTTCCACCCTTCAACATGATTAGAATATTGTCCGAGGTATCATGGCCAAGATCAAGTGCCCCTCCTGCGATGCCGAGATAGACTCTTCCGAGGCGACCTGTCCCACCTGCCTCGAGCCCGTGGTGCGCCGGTCGAAGAAATCCACCGGGTGGTGGTATAAGATCCCGCTCGCCTTGATCGTGCTCGTCGGGGGGAGCGGCTATGCGCTTTGGAGCTATCGCCCGGAACTCTTGCTGCGGAAGTGCAAGGAGTTCGGCATCAGCCTTCCTCCCAAGCTTACGACCGTTTTTGCGGCCCGGGCGGCCCAGCTGGACGAGTTAACCCAGAGGGCCCAGTTGGCCCAGCAGGCCAAGGCGGCCCAGCCGCAGGGGGAAGGCGGTGCGCCTGCGGGCAGCATCGCAGCCGAGATGGCGAGGCAGAAAAAGGCAGCGGAGGCTTCCCTCGATCCGGAGCGCCGCAGGAACGTGGAGGAGTTGCGCAAGCACCTGGGCGCCTTGGGCCCGCTCGCGCCGGGCTGGCTGTTGGATCTCGCGCCGAACCTGGTCCCTCCGACCGTGCCTCTTGGGGTGGCGTCGCAGGCTGTCCCGGCGTCGACGCAGACGGTGACGGCCTCGACCCAGACGGTGGCGGCTTCGACCGAGACGGTGGCGGCCGAGACCCCGCAAGAGGAAGTCTCGGTCGAGCCTGCGGCGCCTGCCGCCGAGAGCCAGCCTGCCGCGTCCGAGCCGGAATGATCCGCTGCCCCTTCTGGGGTCCACGGTTCTAGGCCGTTTTCCGCCCAGGAGGCGGCCCTAAGGCCCAGGCGCTCTCAGGATCGCATCACTATACTATCGTGACGATGAGCAATCTCCTGCGGGCGTTCTTGGTGGCCGGCTCCTGCTGCGCGCAGGCTTTCGCCGGCAGCGCGCCCATCCGCCTGAGCAATCCCGGCCTGCCGCTGTCCCAGCCCCAGGTCGGAGCCATCGGCTCCATGCTGGCTGCTCCGGGCGCGCCTCTCCTCAAGGCGACCCTCTCTGTGGCCCCATCCTTGACCCCCGCCATCCCTGTGCTCCAGCCCGTGCCCCAGCTCAAGCTCACCCCGGCCTTTGCGGCTCCAGCGGCGCCTGAAGCCGCTCCGTCGGTGATGCCGGCCTTGGAGACCTTGGCCGAAAAGGTCCAGGTCAAGGACAACGGCCAGGATGGCGCGGCCATGGAGAAGTTCTATGACCGCGCGGGCCGCAAAGGCGAGAGCGCGGAGGCCGAGCTTCCCAGCGCCATGGACGCCGTGGCCGAGCCAGGCGATTTCGGCGAGAGATTCCGCGTGCCCTACGACCCCAAGGGCGAGATCGACCTCTCCAAGATGGACCCGGAGCGCACCCCCGGACTGAAGCACGAGAAGGACAAGGCCCTGGACCGGCTCGAAGAGGACCAGAAGGCCATGGACGAGCTGCAGCAGAAGCTCTACGCCGAGGGCAAGCGCTCGGTGCTCATAGTCATCCAGGCCATGGACACCGGCGGCAAGGACGGCACCATCCGCTGGGTGCTCACCGGCCTCAACCCCCAAGGCGTCAAGGTCACCAGCTTCAAGCAGCCCACGGCGCAGGAGGCCAAGCACGACTTCCTCTGGCGCATCAAGAAGGCCTTGCCCGGCAAGGGCATCCTCGGCGTGTTCAATCGCTCCCACTACGAGGATATTTTGGTCCCCACCGTCTACAAGACCTTCTCCGCCGAGGAGGTCGCGGGCCGCTACGACAAGATCAACGCTTTCGAGAAGAAGCTGGCGGACCAGGGCACGGTCATCCTCAAGTTCTTCCTCAATATCTCCAAGGACGAGCAGAAGGCGCGCCTGCAGGAGAGGCTCGACGACCCGGCCAAGAACTGGAAGTTCTCGCCCGCGGACCTGAAGACCCGCGAGCGTTGGGACGAGTTCCAGCAGGCCTACGGCAAGGTGTTGGCCCGCACCAGCACCCCGTGGGCGCCCTGGCACGTCATCCCCTCCAACAAGAAGTGGTACCGCAACTACGCCGTGGCCCGCATTCTTAAGGAAGCCATGCAGCGCATGGCCCCGCAGTACCCCAAGCCTGACTTCGATCCCAAGAAGATAAAGATTCCCGACTAGTCCAGCATCTGACTTCCCTTGTCGACTTCCCTTGCGGCTTCGACTTCCCTTGTGACTTCCCCTGTCACTTCCCTTGTCGCAAGAATCATTTAAATCATTACATTATTCGAAACTGTGGTGGTTTTTGACTTCCCTTGTGGACGCTACTTTGGAGTACATGGATGTACCCCCCGGGGTGGGGGGGGAGGGGATGTGCCAGCTGAGGGGGGACGCTAGGAAGGCAAAGAGGCCAAGAGGGTCTTGCCCTTGTCGGTCAGCCGA
Coding sequences within it:
- a CDS encoding polyphosphate kinase 2 family protein, encoding MSNLLRAFLVAGSCCAQAFAGSAPIRLSNPGLPLSQPQVGAIGSMLAAPGAPLLKATLSVAPSLTPAIPVLQPVPQLKLTPAFAAPAAPEAAPSVMPALETLAEKVQVKDNGQDGAAMEKFYDRAGRKGESAEAELPSAMDAVAEPGDFGERFRVPYDPKGEIDLSKMDPERTPGLKHEKDKALDRLEEDQKAMDELQQKLYAEGKRSVLIVIQAMDTGGKDGTIRWVLTGLNPQGVKVTSFKQPTAQEAKHDFLWRIKKALPGKGILGVFNRSHYEDILVPTVYKTFSAEEVAGRYDKINAFEKKLADQGTVILKFFLNISKDEQKARLQERLDDPAKNWKFSPADLKTRERWDEFQQAYGKVLARTSTPWAPWHVIPSNKKWYRNYAVARILKEAMQRMAPQYPKPDFDPKKIKIPD